Genomic segment of Picrophilus oshimae DSM 9789:
GGTTTTTATGCCAAGTTTTGATACCCACTCTTCAACCTCATCAACTTGATTTTCCACATTATGATAATTCAATCTTATTAAATAAGTTTTCCTATTAATAATTTTTAAAAATTTGCCAGATGATTTTTTTATTAAGCTAAACAAAAATTTTATTTATTATAAAATATTTAAAAATGTATAATTGCACTGATTCCTTTTAATATCAAAAAAAGACCATATGCTTGTCTATGTTTATCTTACATAGATAATTCTTTGCATATAATTTTGTCACATGATAATGCATGTTTTTTTGAATTATTTTATAAAAAATATTGTAAATTTCCATAGAATAAATTTTTAAGATTATATTGTATAATGTGAACATGAATTTTGAAATTAAGGATACAAAAATAAGAAAGATCTTTGATTCAAGAGGGAATTTCAGTGCCGAGGTTACAGTAATTCTTGAGAATGCATCCGGGACTGCCTCAGCGCCTGCAGGTGCAAGCACTGGTAAGACAGAGGTTATAGCATATCCTGATAATAACATTGATAACGGAATAGATTTCTTTTACAGGCATGTAAAAAAAGCGTTGAAGGGTTTTAACAGCATAAACCAGGAGGGTCTTGACAGAATGCTTCATGAAATAGATGGCACCGATAATTTCTCAAATCTTGGTGGCAATATAGCAACTGCAATATCAATAGCAAATGCAAAGGCCGTTTCAAATGCCCTTGGCATACCAATGTATAGATACGTTGGCGGAATTAATTATTCAATGCCAAGACCTATTGGAAACGTTATAGGCGGTGGAAAGCATTCAAAAAATGGTACAACAATACAGGAATTTCTTGTTTCTGCCCAGGGAAAAACAGTGCTTGATTCCATATATTATAATATATTAATACATAGAAGGATTGGTGAGATTTTATCAGGCATGTTTAAAAATCAGAGCATAGGTCTTGGTGATGAAAAGGCATGGACATGTGACATATCCGATGAGGATGCCATAGAAATAATAAAAAATGCATCTAAAGATATATCATCAGAGTATAAAATAAAGGTTTTAAACGGTGTTGATTTTGCAGCAGATTCATTCTATGATGGCAATTATTATATTTATAAAAATAGAAAGCTTACAAGGGATCAGCAGATAGATTACGCAATTTCAATATCAAGGGATCATGGCTTTTATTACATTGAGGACCCATTAAATGACCAGGATTTTGATGGTTTTTCAGAGATAACCTCAAAGGTTGGCGACAAATCCTTAATTGTTGGAGATGATTTATATACAACAAATCCTGAAAGGATAAAAAAGGGCATTGAAAAGAGATCAACAAACGGTGTTTTAATAAAGGTTAATCAGATAGGAACATTGAGCGATACAGCCAGGAGTGTGAGAATTGCAACAGAACATGGATTAAAAACCGTTGTATCGCACAGGAGCGGTGAAACAACGGATGATTTTATAGCACATCTCGCCGTTGCATTTGGATCGCCATTGATAAAAACAGGAACAATAGGTGGTGAGCGCCTCGCAAAATTAAACGAGCTTATAAGAATAGAGGAGGAATTAATATAACATTAAATATTATTGGTATTGGTCTCCGTGGGATAAACAGCATTACCATGGAGATGTACGATGTAATAAAAAAGAGTGATCTTGTTTATTTTGATATTTATACATCGATATCACCTGATAAAACCTTCGAGGATTTAATAAAAATAAATGCAAATACTTTAAAGGCAACAAGGGATGTTCTTGAAAACGAGGGTCCTATAATAGAAAGGGCTGTAACAGAGAATATTACAATAGTTGTGACCGGTGATGCACTATCAGCAACGACACATAACCAGATAAGAAGAAGTGCCATTGAAAAGGGCATTGATGTGAATATCTATGAAAATGCATCTATAATAACGGCCTTCCCATCAAGAACCGGGCTTTTTATATACAGGTTTGGAAGCATTGTATCAATGCCATTTACATCTGATAAATTCTTTCCATTGAGCGTCTATGATAAAATATACAAAAATTACATTAATAATATGCATACCTTAATCCTTCTTGATTTAAAGGATGGCAGAACAATGCCTATAAACGATGCGTTAAACAATCTTCTTGCCATGGAGGATAAAAAACATAAAGGCCTGATAAGGGAAGATACATTGCTGTTTGCCGGTATTAAAATAGGATCATGTTATGAAAAGATATATTTTTCGAATATATCAAAAATGCTTGAACTTGACATTGAGGATTCGCCGGCATCAATAATAATACCGGCAGAATTAAATGAAATCGAGCTCGAATTTGCAAGATCGTTCTGCATAAATGTGTTTTGATATTTTATATTAATTTAAAACGAAAATAATATTTATAATAATTTGTTTACCAGATAATGATTG
This window contains:
- the eno gene encoding phosphopyruvate hydratase — protein: MNFEIKDTKIRKIFDSRGNFSAEVTVILENASGTASAPAGASTGKTEVIAYPDNNIDNGIDFFYRHVKKALKGFNSINQEGLDRMLHEIDGTDNFSNLGGNIATAISIANAKAVSNALGIPMYRYVGGINYSMPRPIGNVIGGGKHSKNGTTIQEFLVSAQGKTVLDSIYYNILIHRRIGEILSGMFKNQSIGLGDEKAWTCDISDEDAIEIIKNASKDISSEYKIKVLNGVDFAADSFYDGNYYIYKNRKLTRDQQIDYAISISRDHGFYYIEDPLNDQDFDGFSEITSKVGDKSLIVGDDLYTTNPERIKKGIEKRSTNGVLIKVNQIGTLSDTARSVRIATEHGLKTVVSHRSGETTDDFIAHLAVAFGSPLIKTGTIGGERLAKLNELIRIEEELI
- the dph5 gene encoding diphthine synthase, translated to MGIGLRGINSITMEMYDVIKKSDLVYFDIYTSISPDKTFEDLIKINANTLKATRDVLENEGPIIERAVTENITIVVTGDALSATTHNQIRRSAIEKGIDVNIYENASIITAFPSRTGLFIYRFGSIVSMPFTSDKFFPLSVYDKIYKNYINNMHTLILLDLKDGRTMPINDALNNLLAMEDKKHKGLIREDTLLFAGIKIGSCYEKIYFSNISKMLELDIEDSPASIIIPAELNEIELEFARSFCINVF